The following are encoded together in the Salinibacterium sp. UTAS2018 genome:
- a CDS encoding DUF3710 domain-containing protein has protein sequence MSDTTETEQPQDHPKSAPENRATDGPLDESEANAVRPYVDLGGVKILPRQELHLRLEVEEASKRVVAVGLDYAGSTLQIQPFAAPRSSGLWHEIRQQIIGQVNTQGGTTTVSEGPFGPEVFAEIPVAGKPGEKRIARFVGVDGPRWFLRGVIAGEALTSADAATKIEDLFRSIVVVRGSTPMPPRDLIPLHMPATGDKEATA, from the coding sequence GTGAGCGACACTACTGAAACCGAGCAGCCGCAGGATCACCCCAAGTCAGCACCAGAGAATCGCGCCACCGATGGGCCGCTTGACGAGAGCGAAGCGAACGCTGTTCGCCCCTACGTCGACCTGGGTGGCGTCAAGATTCTTCCCCGCCAAGAACTGCACCTTCGCCTTGAGGTAGAAGAAGCGAGCAAGCGGGTGGTCGCGGTTGGTCTCGACTACGCGGGATCAACACTCCAGATTCAGCCCTTTGCTGCACCCCGTTCGAGTGGACTGTGGCATGAAATTCGTCAGCAGATCATCGGCCAAGTAAATACGCAGGGGGGAACGACTACGGTCTCCGAAGGGCCTTTCGGTCCCGAAGTCTTTGCTGAGATACCCGTTGCCGGAAAGCCGGGTGAGAAGCGCATTGCTCGTTTCGTCGGTGTCGACGGCCCGCGATGGTTCCTTCGCGGTGTCATCGCCGGTGAGGCGCTCACGAGCGCGGATGCTGCTACGAAGATCGAAGATCTGTTCCGTTCCATTGTGGTGGTGCGAGGAAGCACGCCCATGCCGCCACGCGACTTGATTCCGCTGCACATGCCTGCCACGGGTGACAAGGAAGCCACCGCGTGA
- the dut gene encoding dUTP diphosphatase encodes MIDNVEVLISSGQTPTYAHPGDAGADLYSAQSYSLAPGARETVATGVSIALPAGYVAFVVPRSGLAARHGITVVNSPGTVDAGYRGEIRVTLLNTDASSTFDIEPGDRIAQLIVMPVSRARFIPVSTLPGSHRGEAGFGSTGFRAESTQQGATS; translated from the coding sequence GTGATTGACAACGTTGAGGTGCTTATCTCCTCCGGCCAAACCCCGACCTACGCGCACCCGGGGGACGCGGGCGCCGATCTTTATTCGGCCCAGAGTTATTCGCTAGCGCCCGGGGCGCGAGAAACGGTAGCGACGGGAGTGTCGATCGCCCTTCCGGCTGGGTATGTGGCTTTCGTTGTTCCCCGCAGCGGGCTGGCGGCGCGGCACGGGATCACCGTCGTGAACAGCCCCGGCACGGTAGATGCGGGCTACCGTGGTGAAATTCGGGTTACGTTGCTCAATACTGATGCTTCGTCCACTTTCGATATCGAGCCGGGCGATAGAATCGCGCAATTGATCGTTATGCCAGTCTCCCGAGCTCGATTCATTCCCGTCTCGACTCTTCCTGGCAGCCATCGCGGTGAGGCGGGCTTCGGCTCGACCGGATTCCGCGCAGAGTCAACACAACAAGGAGCCACGTCGTGA
- a CDS encoding DUF3093 domain-containing protein: protein MTYYRERLWPTAWLYISTALIIPASILVFLPINIAVGYITAAVLYLAIVGFLLWSAPLITIDEKELRAGSARLPLEIIGDVATFDGAEATLERGQRLDARAWLMIRGWVSPVVRLELIDESDPTPYWLLSSRTPELIAEAIAEVKLRTPGK from the coding sequence GTGACTTACTACCGTGAACGCTTGTGGCCCACCGCGTGGCTCTACATCAGCACCGCACTCATCATCCCGGCGAGCATCTTGGTGTTCTTGCCGATTAACATCGCAGTCGGCTACATCACTGCCGCCGTGCTTTATCTGGCGATTGTTGGCTTCCTGCTGTGGTCGGCGCCGCTCATCACTATTGACGAGAAAGAATTGCGCGCTGGTAGTGCCAGGCTCCCGCTAGAAATCATCGGGGACGTAGCTACGTTCGACGGCGCGGAGGCCACGCTTGAGCGCGGACAACGACTGGATGCGCGGGCTTGGCTCATGATTCGAGGCTGGGTGTCGCCCGTTGTGCGCCTTGAGTTGATCGATGAGAGCGACCCGACACCGTATTGGTTGTTGTCGAGTCGCACTCCCGAATTGATTGCTGAAGCAATCGCAGAGGTTAAGCTGCGCACTCCAGGCAAATAG
- a CDS encoding DUF4193 domain-containing protein, which yields MATDYDAPRKTDDDSESIEALKERVPDKMSGSVDVDDSDNPANFELAGADLSDLDLDVVVLPPQADEFTCVSCFLVKHRSQVDHTTKLGAICLECAA from the coding sequence ATGGCCACCGACTACGACGCACCTCGTAAGACCGACGACGACTCCGAGTCGATCGAGGCTCTTAAAGAGCGTGTTCCTGACAAAATGTCGGGCTCGGTTGACGTCGACGATTCAGACAACCCGGCGAACTTTGAGCTCGCCGGCGCAGACCTTTCTGACCTGGACCTCGATGTGGTTGTTCTGCCTCCTCAGGCGGACGAATTCACTTGCGTGAGCTGCTTCCTTGTGAAGCACCGCTCGCAGGTCGACCACACAACCAAGCTGGGCGCTATTTGCCTGGAGTGCGCAGCTTAA